DNA sequence from the Papio anubis isolate 15944 chromosome 7, Panubis1.0, whole genome shotgun sequence genome:
cgtaCCTGGCTTATCCTCCTTTTCATATTACTTTTGGGTGGGTTGAGGTTTTTTCCTGTGCATTCTTAGGCATATCATGGAAGCATAATGGCCATTAGAGGTTAGTAGAGCACAGGTAGACAGTTAAGACCAGGTTCTGTCATACAGTAGAAAATTTGCGgacctgagttttttttttcagatttatttggaGAACAAACTTAGGTgaacaaaaaatactttattgagaTGTGATTGACATCCAAacatttgtatgtatataatatacacaacttgatgagtttggagaGAAGTATACATCTGTGAAATCATTGCTACATTCTAGCCCGTAAACATATCCATCAACTTCAAAAGTTTCTTCCCATCCACTTattgatcattattattattttgtgataagaacatttaacataagatctaccctcttagcaaaattttaaatatacaaagcaGTATCGTTAACTACAAGCACTGTGCCATATAGTAGATTTCTAGGACTTATCTTGCATaacagaaactttgtaccctttgactaataCCTCCCTATTTTACTCTCCCATTAATCCAGACAAGCACCATttcactctctgcttctgtgaatttAACTATTTTGCATTCATCATTTATGTGGTATCTGtcctgtatctggcttatttcacttaccataatgtcctTCGGATTCATtcctgttgttgcaaatggcggaatttctttcctttataatgctgaatactattccattgtgtgtttataccacattaaaaaaatccgTTCATTCAtcgatgaacatttgggttgcttccatgttttggccattgtgaataatgctgaaatgaacatggaagtgcagatatctcttcgagatcctgatttcaattcctttggatacatacaaagaagtggaattgctggattatatggtagttttatttttaatttattgaggtaCTTCcatgttttctatagtggctgtgctaatttacattcccactgacagtATAGAGTATTCCCTTTACTCCCATCCTTGTCAACATTGGTTATCTTTGGTCTTTTTGGTAGTAGCCATGCTAACATATGTGAGGTTGATATCTTAATATGAATTTGATCTGCAGTTTCCTGATGAAAAATTTACTCAtgtatttcagtaatttttagtatattcacaaggttgtacaACTATCAACACTATCTGTTTCCAGAAAATTTTTATCACCCCCAAAGAAACTGAGTACCCATTAGCAGTTGTTATTTCTCATCCTCTCCTTCTAGCCCTTGGCCACTACTAGTGTACTTTTGGTCTCTAAATGTTAGGGGCTAAAAATCTTGTCTTAGTTTGTTCAGTttgctataagaaaataccataaactaggtaatttataaaagacataAATTTGTTTTTGACAGTTCTGGAGATGGGGAAGTCAAAGATCAATGCAccaacagatttggtgtctgatgaagGTCCATTTCTTAGTTCATAAGttgtgccttcttgctgtgtctttacGTGGTTGAAGGGGTGAATGAACTCCTTTGGCCtattttataaaggcactaattccattcagaAGGGGTCCACTCTCATGACTTAATCAAATTCAAGggccccacctcccagcactattgttctgggggttaggatttcaacatatgaatttgggaggggacacGGACCTTCAAGCCATAGCAGTtgtcatttcactttcttttgagacggagtctcgctctgtcgcccaggctggagtgcagtggcgcgatctcggctcactgcaagcttcacctcccaggttcaggccattctcctgcctcagcctcccgagtagctaggactacaggcgcctgccaccacgcccggctaatattttgtatttttagtagagatggggtttcatcatgttagccatgatggtctcgatcttctgacctcgtgatccgcccgcctcggcctcccaaagtcttgggattacaggcgtgagccaccgcgcccggcccgtttcactttcttgatagtatcctttgaagccaaaaattgttattttgataAGGTCtaacttactgatttttttccttagttttttgTGCTTTATGTGTCATACCTAAGAAACCACTGCCTAATCCTAGGTTGTGAAgggttttgtaattttagtttttgcatttaggtctttgatccattttgaattaatttttgtaaatggtgtaaGATAGGTCTCCAACTTCTTTATTTTGCCTATGGATATCTACTTGCCCCAGCACCATTTGTCCCACACTATTTAGGGCATCTAATTTACCAGTATTTAGCataattaaaaatgcacatttccaGTGTTCCATAAACTCTTCCTCTAACTTATGGAATATCAATGTGGCTCTAAGAGGCCATATTCAAGAATATTAATTATAgcattgttttaattataaaatataagatataatatagtaatgaataaatgatgaaacATTCATATAATGGAACATAATGTATCtgttaaatggaaaaattatatGAGCTGATTTTGAAAGCTACCATGATCTTTTAcagttgaataatttttttaaagctgatatTTATTGAACTTTACTGTTTGCCAGGCAtagttctaagtgctttataagtATTAAGTCATAACAATACAACAACTCTAAGGTGTTATTATTACCCTATCTTACAGATGAAGTTCATAGCATTTAAGCAACTTGCTTGtgaaggtcacacaactagtaagcaGATAAGCCAGGACACAACAAGTCTGACTCAAAGTTGGCTGTCTAATCAATCCCTTTATGGTTGCCAAATCTATATCTAAtctttatctatatctatctctctctatatacatatatctatatacatacatattatatacacatatatacatatatgaggagattttacatatttatataaacttcatatataaaatatacaactatGTATAAgatgtataattacatataaatttatataaaatatatatctatctcAACTGGCTTTTAAATAAGCCATCTTTAAGTATATAGGTTTCCATGAGGATTACAAAACATCTAAAAGATAGTCAGAAAGGTATCCATAGTCAGGTTTGAAAgacaagaaggagaagagaacaaTGTGTACTCAGAACCTCCTATATGTCTCTTTCTGTGCTATGGCTCTTACAGAAATGATCAGATTTAATTCTTATGACATTGTTACAAGGCATgaattatacacattttataaaataagaacttAAGAATTTAAGTGTTAAATATCTTTCTCAAGTTGCATGGCAGAAGATGTGGTGAGGCTCTCTAGGTTGAAAGAACAGcctaggctgggcctggtggctcacgcctttaatcccagcattttgggaggccaaagcaggtggatcacctgaggtcaggaattcaagaccaccctggccagctTGGTgaaacagtctctactaaaaatacaaaaattatcaaggcgtggtgggtcacacctgtaatcccagcactttgggaggctaaggtgggtggatcatgaggtcaagagatggaaactatcctggccaacatggtgaaaccccatctctactaaaaatagaaaaattacctgggagtggtggcgtgcccctgtagtcccagctacttgggaggctgaggcaggagaatcacctgaaccctggaggcggaggttgcagtgagctgagatcacaccactgcactccagcctggcaacagagtgagactttgtctcaaaaaaaaaaaaaaaaaaaaagaaagaaagaaagaaagaaaaaacagcctAAGAAAAGGTGAAAAGATGATAGAGTGGAATAAATAAAGTAACTGGCCTGACTAGAACTGAGGGCTCATGttgggaagaaatggaaaacaaatgaaatagtgGGGATGTATTACGAAGGGTGTTGAGGACCAGAGAGAGGGATTTAGATGTATTGACTCTGAGGAGCAGAGAGGAAAATTGGTGAATATGGGAGTGAAGATGGAAATTCTTCTGAATTGCTTGAGTTTGTTACAACAATCACATATTATTGTTGTAAGTAAAAAAATTGAGatagagatatttaaaaaacatttttgaggcCTTACTGTTTGCTGGGTATTGTGCTACTATTGATTCCCATCAGACAAAGACTCCTAGGAACATATCTGCAGTTGAACAAAGTTGGGTTTATTGTCTTGTTGCTATGAGTAAGAAATTATACAATGGTGAACCATGGGGCATGACAGCAGGAGGGCATCTCACATAGCAATTCCATTTTATCATTCTAATAAAGACAggctttgaaaacattttagtgGATGTCGATGACCAGTTAATTAAGGTTTAAAGAGTCAGTGTTGAAAACGTATTTCAGCTGGGCACACTTCCAGGTAAAATATACAACCTCTAACTACTCAGACTGAGGACTAAAAGACTGCTAAAGAACTGACAACATCTCAACCTTGTTCTTTGTTAGAACTTATAAATATGGCACATCTTTGGCTCACGAATTTTGATGAACTCTCATTCCAAACAGGACATTTCTCAGAGCGAGTTTCATGTCCTTATTACGAAGACTATAGATCAGAGGATTAAAAAGAGGAGTCATTACTGAATATACCAGTGTGAAGATCTTCTGCCATAAAGTTGGGATGCCATATGTAGGACTTACGTACATTACCATGACTGTCCCATAGAAAAGAGATACCACAACTAAATGAGAACCACAGGTAGAGAAGGCTTTTCTCCGACCAGCTGCAGAAGGGACCTGAAAAACAGCTCTTAGCAACAGGATATAGGATCGAAGAATGTATATACTAGTGAAAAAGAGAACAAGGGAGCTCTGAGTATAGAAAATACATTCAGTTATGGGAGCTGGAGCACAGGATAGAGCCATCAATGGGTCCATGTCACACAGGAAGTGATCAATGATATTAGGACCACAGAAGGGGAGTCGGGAGATGAAGAAAATGGGAATTGGGTATCCAAAGAATCCAATGAGCCAACAGAAAGACACCAGCTTACCACAGAACCTTCCGGTCATGATGGCTGGGTACTGCAGTGGGTGGCAGATGGCCAGGTATCGATCATAAGCCATTACTGCCAGAAAGAGACATTCAGTTGTTCCcagtgaaaagaagaaatagaactgGAGGAAGCACCCAGAAAATGAGATGGCCTTGGTTGTGGAGAGAATGTTGGCTAGCATGTTAGGAACAGTGGAGGACACATACCAGATCTCAAGGAAGGCAAAGTTTCCCAGCAGAAAGTACATGGGGGTGTGTAGTCGTGGGTTGCATCTCACTGCATAGATGATGGCTCCATTTCCCAGCAAGGTCAAGACATAAATCACCAAAAACAATGAGAAGAGGAAAATCTGAATCTTCCAGCAACCAGGGAATCCCAGGAGAATAAACTCTGTCACGACGTGTGTTGCTGACCTGTTCATGGGTCTTAAATCTACGAAGAAGAAAGACATGAGTGTAATCCAAGTCTCTTGGAGTATAATCCAATTGCTTGCTACATATCTCAAGGACTTTATCAAGACGAGAACTTGAGCTATACAGGAAAATACCCAAGACATTCTGAGATCAGGTGGGAATACGTCCTACCATATTTTGAACTGATTGTGGTTCTAAGTTTCAGTGTTATTTTTCTAGAATCCAATACCATCCAATGCAGCTAGAATTTCGACACTAGTGGCGGAACCagacaaatgtattttctttcttttccttggatGCTTGAGAAGACCTTTTCagcttttgatttgtttttccaaTGTTGATTATGGATTTTCTAGCATGAGCTCATCAATTTTCTCTTATTTAGCCCAACTTGTTAGAAAAGACATTTTGAGGATAACTGATGTAAAATTGGGTTAGATCTttgacaacaaaacaaaatagattgACTGCTGCATGGAGATACGACTtcatgataatattttaaaaacatctgcagtgtttatttttatgtttttttacaGATATTATACAAAAAGGAACTATCTTACTTTTTGTAATCAGATACCATAtagatgaaataaagaaaatgatgttttcaatacaaaaatttagtttatttagtGAGCTTTTTCGGTTGTGAAAACAAAGGGATTCTCTAAAAGAATCTGAGGTCAAATGGAGTTTTATCTGCAATCTTATTTATTAGAATATTGGTTACTGAAAGGAAGGTAAGGACCCTTTCAAATATTTGACTACATATGTACTTTTCAGTAGCAACaagtttatgtatttaaaaattaaataaaatatacaaatgtgtTTAAACAACAGTAATCTTATACTTGATTAATACTTAAAATTTGCTGATTAAGCCAAAATGGTAGTTATGGCTGGGCATAatgtcttatgcctgtaattccagcaatttgagaggccaaggtgagcagattgccaaggtcaggagtttgagaccagcttggccaacatggcaaaaccccatctctactaaaaatacaaaaattagctggatgtggtggcgtgtgcctgtaatcccagctacttgggagtccaAGCGGAAAAACTGCTTGAActcacgaggtggaggttgcagtgagccgagatggcatcactgcactccagcctgggtgacagagcaagacaccacctcaaaaaaaaaaataaaataaaataaaaaaataaaaaaatatatatagtttcaaTATTGAGTTTCTTGTTAAGTTCAGATCTCTTGTCTTGTGTATTGCGGGTCACCAGCCATAACTTTGtcagaaatgtaaaaagacaaaTGTGAAAGGCAACAAAGAACACAGAATTTGAAGGAAGGATCAGGTAGTCTTGGGAAGAAAGATTTGAACTTCAATATCACTAGTTCTTTGCTAGTCTTTAAGGATGcataaaaagggaaatttggagcATCTGAGTTCTAAAGTTTTCCAGCTTTGCAGTCAACAGTGAATGTAAAATACATGTGTTTATAGTCTTCCTTGAATAAGCTGCTCAATAGGTGATTTCCAGATTATTTATGAAGCATAAATAAATCCCTTTCTCTGCTATACACTGGTCAGAGAACAAGTCCAGGCTCAGATTTAAATTGGGAACCAGAATTGTGAGATTTGAGTCTTCTGCCCTTTGTTCTGAATGCCTGCTTGATGAGAGTAACAGTTTAGGACATTCTCCATTATACACTGACAGCTTCACACTACATTTCATCTTTTCTACTACCCTTCTCTGTAAGTGCTTTATTAGCAGCAACATTGTTTTTCCTGAAGCCTTGGAGAAATATAGATAAGTAATGGAGTGATCAGATGGTGGAGAGCTTAATAGAAATACCCAAGTaatcaatttcagaatttttgcattgatggaATAAACTGATTCCACAAAGTTCTGTATACCAGCACCCTCCAAAGTCTCCAAAATGCTATCTGGGAATAGTTAGGTAATTAGAATggaatattcattattttatgccACAAACATActgtttctcctgtttttttgagatatatcATTGTTTGAGCTACAATCCTGGGAGACTAGCcgcccaccctccctccctccctcctccctccctcccttccttcccttctccttccttccttccttctttccttccttccttttcttgaccgagtctcactctgtccttggGCTGGAGTCGCGGTGCGTGGTCTCGGCTTCCCTGCAagctctctgcctcccgggttccagccattctcctacctcagcctcccagtggctggaagctacaggcacttgccaccgcacctggatgaattttttgtatttttagtagaggcgggttttaccatgttagccaggatggtctggatctcctgacctggtgatccacccgcctcagcctcccaaagtcttgggattacaggcgtgagccactgcgcctagctgaGACCAGCTCTTTCATGTACTGTATTCCTTTCCAGTACAAGAAGCTACCAACCAACTAATCAACCCACCAATCCACCCACCCCAAGTGTGATAGCTTGAGTTGATAGCCTTCTTTCGAATGCCCCTCACTTAGTGCATTGTCTTCCTAGGTATCCTGAGAGAAGGAACATACCACCTGATAACTGCTGGAAAGTAAGATTGTTTTCAGAAAGATGGTTGTTAATAACCATAAAATCATAGAATTAGAAGAAATGGTATAATAATCtaacttcattttataaatgaggctcagagaggggcatGACTTTTTACGCAATGAATGTCCTGGATTCACATATGGAACTTTTATACTATACTATTATATTGCCTCCTTTGAGTCTTTGCAGAGAAACAGTGCCTAATCAGGTTTATAAAGTCAAAGGGACTCTGTAGTAGATCATAGCAGTGGTTTCTTACCCACAATGATGGCTTTTCTGGCTCAGTTTGGAGTGAGTGGTGGGCATAGCAGAGCTGAGCATAACCTCAGCATCAAGCATCTCCTCTTCACTGGCTCTGATGAGGAAAAGTCCAGCTGAGGGCATTATATGTGGTTTATCGCCCTTCCTTCATTCCCGGAGACCCTAGAGGCTTTTGTCAGAATTTGCTGAGAGGTTTAACATGCGAATCAGtgttaaatctgttttctctCAGGGATTACTGTAAAGCCCTGTGTTTCTCCCCATGTGGTCTCAGTGGCTTACCCAAGTTTCCCTGGAGTGCATTCTCTTTCCAGCACTGGGGGCTCACCTAGAATTCAGTATATTagcttgtatatatatatattattaattctaGTATGTTGGCTAGAATTAGGGAAGCAGAGGTGCCGGTGGAATTACAGGAATTACAGACACATTGCAGGAGGCTTCTATTGCAAAGAGATTGCATTCCATTAAGGAATCATCCTCCATGGGAATCAGTGAAATAAATGGTAGTTTTGCCTATGACTCTAATTCTGAAACTGAGACATATTGATGAACACATCTTTTCTCTGTAGCTTAAATGAAGTGCTTTAACATAGAGGAACAGAACACTATATTCTattggtcatttaaaaattaaattcactaAATTTTCTTGAAGTCTTTCACTGTAAAGACCACATGGTTGGTATTGGGAAAGAGCTGCCTTGAGTGACCTTGATGATGTGTAATTAATGTGCAAGGAATTCCAAAATTGTTTATGTAGAGAAGTCATTTAATCGACAAATTTAGTCAAATTGTCAGTTTCCACTCATTTCACTTTCTAACAGTGGAGAATTTGAAACTAGTGCAAATTAGAAATAGATTTagcttcagtttaaaaaaaaaaataattggccttttgtttttctcctgaagAATTGGGATTTCTTCCTTGGATCCTCTTAATCTACTTCTTCAAAGATGCCTCCTAGGGAAAGTTGACAATGATGAGCAAGGAGAATATCTTCATTGATGGCTACTGGGGCAGCTTGTAAGTGAAATTGAGATTCAATGAAAGTCTGTTCTAGgagttctcaaattttaatgtgcatatgaatcatCTGGACATCTTGTTAAATTGCAGCgtctgattcagcaggttgggaCTTGAAAGAGTGATTTTCTAACAAGCACTTAGGTAATGCTGACCTTGCTGGTTCACAGGACACGTGAATAGCAATGGTGTAGGCCAGTCATTAGAAACACCTGGGGGGCTGTTTAACACTTTCTTGGCTAGAGTCacacagtaaaaaagaaaaaacctcctGATATCCAGATATTATGGcagacaaattaaataaaaatctttggaTCGAGCTCCTGCATCagtattttctatatttagtgctatggtttggacttttgtcccctccaaatcatATGCTGAAATATGTTTAAGGTGGGGTGTAGTGGGAGTTGTTTGGATCATCGGGGTGGATCCCTCGTGAATGACTTGGTGTCCTTCctgcagtaatgagtgagttctcactctattagttcatgGAA
Encoded proteins:
- the LOC101026211 gene encoding olfactory receptor 11H4, with the translated sequence MSWVFSCIAQVLVLIKSLRYVASNWIILQETWITLMSFFFVDLRPMNRSATHVVTEFILLGFPGCWKIQIFLFSLFLVIYVLTLLGNGAIIYAVRCNPRLHTPMYFLLGNFAFLEIWYVSSTVPNMLANILSTTKAISFSGCFLQFYFFFSLGTTECLFLAVMAYDRYLAICHPLQYPAIMTGRFCGKLVSFCWLIGFFGYPIPIFFISRLPFCGPNIIDHFLCDMDPLMALSCAPAPITECIFYTQSSLVLFFTSIYILRSYILLLRAVFQVPSAAGRRKAFSTCGSHLVVVSLFYGTVMVMYVSPTYGIPTLWQKIFTLVYSVMTPLFNPLIYSLRNKDMKLALRNVLFGMRVHQNS